A window of Heterodontus francisci isolate sHetFra1 chromosome 2, sHetFra1.hap1, whole genome shotgun sequence genomic DNA:
cacctatccctatatttccctaccacctacctatactagtgacaatttataatggccaatttacctatcaacctgcaagtcttttggcttgtgggagcaaacccacgcagacacagggagaacttgcaaactccacacaggcagtacctggaatcaaacccgggtccctggagctgtgaggctgcggtgctaaccactgcgccactgtgccgcccttaaaaatAACAAAGGTTAAAAATAACAAAGCTATTTCCCACTCCAAAAGTGGCAACATTTGAAAATAGTCAGATTTACTTTTAGAACAACATTTTTCTGGAGATAAATTTCTGTACTTTGTATAGATAGACAAATATTATGGTGGTAAAATGACAGTATTACCAGCAATCTCTTAACATCATGCACTTCTAATATATAAAGCACAATTTTTCTAGATTttctaggaaaatgtgaaattgtccattttggcaggaagaataagaaagaagcatattttccaaatggtgagagattgcagagctctgagatacggggggatctgggagtcctagtgcatgaatcacaaaaggttagtatgcaggtacagcacgtaattaggaaagctaatagaatgttattggttattgcaaggagaattgaatacaaaagtagggaggttatgcttcagttatacagggcattggtgagaccacatttggagtactgtgtatagtattggtctccttatttaaggaaggatgtaaatgtgttggaaacagttcggagaaggtttactagactaatacctggaatgggcatgttgtcttatgaggataggttggacttgtatccgctggaatttagaagagtaagaggcgatttgattgaaacatattagatcctgaggggtcttgacagggtggatgtggaaaggacgtttcctcttgtgggagaatgtagaaccaggggtcactatttaaaaataaagggtcgcccatttaagacagacatgaggagaatttttttctctcagagggccgtgagtctttggaactctcttcctcaaaaggcagtggaagcagaatcgttgaatatttttaaggcagagatagatagattcttgataagcaagggggtcaaaggttattggggataggcgggaatgtggagttgaggttacaatcaggtcagccatgatcttgtcgaatggccggaacaggcttgaggggccgagtggtctactcctgctcctaattcgtgtgtttgtaTGTATTTCTTGCACTGCTTATTATAGTTAATATTTTTGTTATTTGCTTCTCTCCAGGCAAGTAGATACCATGACAGTGGTGGTCCCTTCAGCAGCCTCCACCACTTGCCTTGTATGGAAGCTCCAGATAGATTTGGCATAATAGCAGAATCAAATTTTCCTATTTCATCACATCATTACTCACCATTCCAAAATGCAGAGTCTTTCAAACCTGCTTATGATCCCAGCGGCAGTTTTatggaaacagcttccccacttcAGAAGGTCTCTAACCCAAGGATCTACGTACCTCGAGGCTCCTGTGGCTATGATTTTACTATGCCTGGCTACATGGGTTCCAACTCTTATCCAGCTCTTTATAAAGATTCCAGTAATATGCAATCTGAAGCTGACTCAGGAAAGATGTGTATGCAACTTAATGGATCCCAGCACAGTATGGGCACTCTGAATGTCCATGATCGGAACTTTGATGGGCCAAGTAAACATCATGGATGGAAGCAAATATTGAAAGGAGGATATGGAGACAGAAATGAGTGTGGGCATATCACACCCAATGCGAGTCATTATTACAATGGAGAATACCCCTGCAGATTGAGTGGCACTGGCTCTACTCCTCCAGCTTTGCAGACTATCATAACCACAACTACTAAGGTTTCCTACCAAACTTACAAACCTGTGACTAAGCTTGGCGACAACATATGTGATGCCAAAAATCTTCCAAACTGCAACCATTTGGCAGACTCTATACCTCCTACCATTTACCCCGAGGCAAAGTTCCAAGAAGATAATGGCATGATCAAATCAGCGTATCAACAGGAAGGGCCCTCTAAAACAGAGCGGACCGAAGGACAGGAAAGCTACAGATATGGAGGTTATTCCACAAACTCCTACACTGACCGATTAGCTCACTCCTTCAGATATGATACAGGAGAATACTGAAAATGAACTGATCAAAATATTCATCTTTTTGAGCTTAGTGCTGGAATTTTATACCATCCCAACGAGCTGGAtggtagcgggggtggggggaatggtgtaaaatggagcgggaggctccaggaggatttcccaacctgctcccgcctccctttatgtagggtgggggggacagggggagaaacggcccgcctgctccaggccaatcaaggcccttaagcggccacttaagggacttcgcccgcctccatgcggattttacgtAGTGCCCGATGGAAggccgcccctgcttccccaaccaccccaagccccaccacgccccccccctcccccacccccccatcaaataaccacccttgcctcgctggggcccgattgattacccccggcgaggcaaccacaaCTTACCTTATTTCCCAGCTCCCAGGCATCCTttcttcatgctgggctgtagtcccagcagtggccaccgctcccggtggcgctgctgggactaagagctgccggccgtctgattggccggcagctctattaggcaggacttcctacctcaagcggatggaagtcctgcctcagaacaattaaagcctggggacccataaaatacggaacggagccccaggcgaggcagaagcgtgtccgccaccgacttttacgttggagGCTGGCTCCTGTCCGCCCACCGTAAAATCCAGTCCTACATGTCACCCAATGTCCATGCTCCTGATCCTCAATTCTTTATAAGCACAGTATCCCTTTGGAATTTCAAACTACTCAAAACCTGGTTTGCAAGTGACAGTGTTATTGAATGCTTTCGAATCCTAAATGGAAACCTTTGTTTGCATCAAAAATGAATTTATAATTTGAGCATAATTTTTAATTAGAATGTGTATTTTGCTGATGCTTAAAAAAACTTTTATTTAATTTGGGACCTTCAGGATAAAATCCcacatttttctttaaaaaagcCCAGTGAAACCAGGAAAAGCCTGAGTGGAATCAACTGAACTGAACTGTTTCCAAATCTCTGTTCCACTTCTTTAAAAACTTTCTTTAGTTATGGCCAACCTGAAACATATATATTTCAGATATAGTACTGAAATTCTACCATTGAGACTTGCTCGATTAAAGACTATAATTATTTCATCTCCTGTATATTTCTATGCTCATAGTTCACAGTCTGGTCATTAGGAAAGCTTTTAGTATGTGTATAGTTGAATGCTTGATATAAAATATGATTAAATAAACGTATTAGACTTGGTGTTAAACATGTACAACCTAAAAATGGTCTGATTGTGAGTTGGAATGTTACTGAATGTCTCTGCATCACTTGTATTTTTATTTAGTTCCTCGGGAGATATCTGAGAGTGATCTCAGCAGAACTTTGCAcattccatagaaacatagaaaataggagcaggagtaggccattcggcccttcgagcctgctccgccattcattatgatcatggctgatcattcaactcagtaacctgttcctgctttcgccccataccctttgatccctatagacccaagagctatatctatctccttcttgaaaacatacaatgttttggcctcaactgccttctgtggtagcaaattccacaggctcaccactctctgggtgaagaaatttctcctcatctcagtcctgaaaggtttaccccatatccttagactatgaccccaggttctggactcccccaccatcgggaacatccttcctgcatctaccctgtcaagtcctgttagaattttataggtttctatgagatccccccctcactcttctgaactccagcgaatataatcctaaccgactcaatctctcctcatacgttagtcccgacatcccaggaatcagactggtaaaccttcgctgcactccctcgatagcaagaacatccttcctcagataaggagaccagaactgcacacattatcccaggtgtggcctcaccaaggccctgtataattgcagcaaggtatccctgctcctgtactcgaatcctctcgctatgaaggccaacataccatttgccttttttaccgcctgttgcacctgcatgcttaccttcagcgactggtgtacaaaaacacccaggtctcgctgcatattcccctctctcagtttatagccgttcagataataatctgtcttcctgtttttgctaccaaagtggatagcctcacatttatccacattatactgcatctgccatgcattagcccacttactcaacttgtccaaatcaccctgaagcctctctgcatcctcctcacgactcaccctcccacccagttttgtgtcatctgcaaatttggagatattacatttagttccctcatctaaatcattaatatatattgtgaatagctggggtcctagcaccgacccctgcggtaccccactagtcgctgcctgccattccgaaaaagacccatttatcccgaaaaCAAGCTGTGCGCAAGCAGTGGGTCTCTTTAAGATGCGCATATATGCAGTCACacggcaatcttaaagggaccattcGGTGCAACAAATGGGCCTTGCACAGTGAAGgggaattagagggaacattggtcaggACATTGAGAAAACTCCTGGTTTGTCTTAAAAAAAAAGTGCAAAACATGCAGACAATTTAATTTCTCATCCAAAAAGTTCCACTTCTCACCACGTAAAATCCTCTCAAGCACTGAATTAGTATTTGAACCATAATCTTCTATCTCCGAAACAGGTGTACGACCATTAAGCCAAGCTGCCACTTAAATAGGATGAGCTGACAGAGCCATCCAATCACCTGATAAGTCATTTTAAAAAGGAAccggaaaggacttgcatttatataatgtgttTCACAACCTTGGGACATCTTTAAGttgttgaagtgtggtcactgttctaatggaggaaaaaaaacttgcacacagccaggtcccacaaacagcaatgagatacatgacCAAATAATTTGATTCCTAGTGATGTTGggtaaggaataaatattggccaggacaatgggatATGACACTATAGTGTATACTGTGCCACCTAAATAGTATAGATGGGAGCAGAAAATTGCAAATGAACATTGCCaaatcaagtgagtgggcaaaattgtgacagatggagttcaatgcagagaagtgtgaggtcattcactatagatctaagaaagaaagaaagatcagAGTATTTTCCAAATGGTGAGAAGCTTAGGAACTGTGGATGAACAGAAAGATTTAGAGCTCCAGAAATGACTAAAAGCTAGTTGACAGGTACAACAAAAATATAATCAGAAAGGCAAATGGAGTATTGACCTTTATCTCAAGAGATTTGGAATACAAATGGGTGGAAATGATGTTCCAGCAGTACAGAGCTCTCGTTAGACCCCATCTGAAATATTGTATTTAAAAGGATATatgggccttggagggggtgcagtgcagaatcaccagaattatactggggctaaaagggtaaaATTATAAGGGTAAGTTGCATAGACTAAGCTTGTAATAGAAGATTACAggttgatctaattgaggtgttaagatgaataaaggatttgatgggtagatagaaagaaactatttcctctattaggagagtccagaacaaggaggcataaccttaagATTAGAGCTAGACCCTTCAACGGTCATGTCAGAAAGCAATTCTTTACACAAAGGCTGGTGGAACTCTAGAACTCTCTCCCCCGAAAAACTGTTTGAGGttcggtcaattgaaaatttcaaaactgagattgctagatttttgctcGGCAAACATCTTGAAGGTTAAAAAacaaaatggagttaagatacaaatcagccatgatctcgttgagtaGCACAACAGACTTGAGAAGCTGAATGGTCTACTTTGgttccttcttttgggcctccttatctcgagagacaatggatacgcgcctggaggtggtcagtggtttgtgaagcagcgcctggagtggctataaaggccaattctggagtgacaggctcttccacaggtgctgcagagaaatttgtttgttggggctgttgcacagttggctctccccttgcgcctttggTTCCTATGATCTTAGTATTCCAGTtgttctttaaatagtgccatggtattttTTACATCACCTGAAAGGGcacacaggaccttggtttaacacctcatctgaaaggtaacacctcagacagtgcagcagttcTTCAATACTGTCCTGGAGTGTCACCCCAGATTTTATGCTCAACTCTCTGGAATGGAATTTGAAACCATAACCTTCTTACTCagaggtgagagaactaacaaCTCAACCATGGCTGACACCTAGCACCATTTTTGGTGTTACAATTTATACATTTTCTACATACCTTTAAAACATATATagcagagattcagcaccttcttgGTGTGCAGTTGAGGTGTAAATATATTGGAGAAACGTGATGCTGTGACAGATTCCATTTCTGTCAGGTTCTGTCCCAGGGATGCTGCTACAGAAACATTAGAAACAGAACAAGGCCATTTAGTGCCCCGAGTCTGTTCcctcattcaattacatcatggctaaTCTGCACCGCAATTCCATTTActcgcctttgctccatatcccttgatataatTACTGAACAAAGATCTCTGACTTTAAAAGCTCAAATTGTCCTAACACCCACAACCTtatggaggagagagttccagatttctactaccctttgtgtgaaaagatgCTTCCCAATTTCACACCTGAATGGACTGGCTATATTTTTAAGATGATGTTTCCTTTTTTGATTtccccaacagaggaaatagtttctctgtatctactcaatcaaatctttttaacattttaaacaccataATCAGATTCCTCCTCAATCTCCTCTACTCAATGGAATACAAGTCAAGTTTGTGCAACCTTTCCTCAACTCTCTAAATCCTGGTATTGTTCTGGTGAATCTGGAAGGCACCCCTtcgaagaccaatatatccttcctgagctgtGATGTccgaaactgaatgcagtactgcaGATGGGGGTCtggccaaggctctgtacaactggaaAATAACTTTCTCCTCTCTTTATTCCAGCctctttgagataaaggccaacatttgatTAACCTTTTTGATTGCATTTTGTACCTATTAGTTTTTAACGATTTATGTACTTGGAGTCATAAGTTTCTTTGCTCCTCTACAATTCCTAGTTTCTCATAATTTATAAAAtactctgatttatctttcttgggtccaaagtaGATGATTTCATGCttgtccacattgaactccattggCCATAGCTTTCCCCAGTCAATTAATTTGTCTAAATCCCTTTGCAACatcctgctcccatctgcactactcactggctggaattttatgccccccaaaagagcaggctggtggcagttggggatggggaggggggtgcgcaaaatggaatgggaggctggGGGGGCCTatcctgacctgctcccacctccgctgTCAATTTACGCAGGGCAGCAGAGGTGAGAAACAGcctgctcgccccaggccaatcaagtcccttaagtggccaattaacggccacataagggcctccgcctgccgccacagggattttacggtTGGTTGGCGgatggctgaggcctcagaaaagtcGCTTGataaaactaggtggccttctggcagtggggcc
This region includes:
- the gcm2 gene encoding chorion-specific transcription factor GCMb, encoding MSKGDQYEDADCVCSYGMKIAWDINDPKLPQDVKQFDTFQEWTDGYVRYIYTADDKNAQRHLSGWAMRNTNNHNCQILKKSCLGVVICGRNCTLPNGSKLQLRPAICDKARQKQQKRVCPNCNSALELISCRGHSGYPVTNFWRLDTKAIFFQAKGVHDHPRPESKSETEARRSAVKRRMSSPHFSQKKRHMESEASRYHDSGGPFSSLHHLPCMEAPDRFGIIAESNFPISSHHYSPFQNAESFKPAYDPSGSFMETASPLQKVSNPRIYVPRGSCGYDFTMPGYMGSNSYPALYKDSSNMQSEADSGKMCMQLNGSQHSMGTLNVHDRNFDGPSKHHGWKQILKGGYGDRNECGHITPNASHYYNGEYPCRLSGTGSTPPALQTIITTTTKVSYQTYKPVTKLGDNICDAKNLPNCNHLADSIPPTIYPEAKFQEDNGMIKSAYQQEGPSKTERTEGQESYRYGGYSTNSYTDRLAHSFRYDTGEY